AAGGCGATGACCAGTTCGTTCTGGTCAGGTCAAGTCCTCCGCCTATACCGGAAAAATTATTTCCGCCGTCATCGCTTCTGCCTATTCCTCCGTTTTGCGACTCCATATAAATTACATTTGAGTTCGTGTAATCAACTGCGCAATGAAAACCGTCGCCTCCATATAAAACACTCCATCCTGCAGGACCCGGATTTACCGAACCATGCGAGCCGTTATCCTGAGTTCCGCCATATCTCTTGATAGGATTTATAAAATCTATACATGCAGCGTAATATTGCGTAATAGGCAGGTCATATTTTTTGCTCCAGTTAGTTCCGCCGTTGCTTGTTGTAAAAATTCCACCGTCGTTACCGAGAATCATTGACTGATTATTTGTTGGATTTATCCACAAGCAATGCTGGTCAGGATGCTGCTGATCAAAAGAACCTGAATAAGCATTTGTAAGATTCGTCCAGCTTACTCCCGCGTTTGTTGTTCTGAAAACATCCACGCTTCCTATGTAAAGTGTGTTAGCGTTAGAGGGCGCAGTTTCAATAAGTCCGAAGTACCAGTCAAATCCTGAAGACTCCACGCCTGTTATTGGCAAGGTTGTCCAGTTCAATCCTTTGTTCGTAGATTTATAAACTCCGCTTATATTGTTGCCGTTTGTTGTTCTGTAAATTGCATGTATTATAGATGAGTTTGCTTTCGCTACATTAATATTTATACGTCCTGTTGTTGCAGATGGAGCAGGAAGTCCGTTTGATGCGCCGAGTAAAGTCCAGTTAGCTCCTCCGTTGCTCGAGCGGTACAATCCGCTTGATAATCCTCCCGTGCTTGAAATTGATGGAGGTCTTATTCTTTCCCACATTGCTGCATATACAATGTTCACATCTGTATAATCAATTCCCACATCAATTGCAGAGGTAGAATCACTTACAAATAAAACTTTGTTCCACGTCTGCCCTGCATCTGTTGATTTATATATTCCTTTGTTAACACTTTTGGAACGGTATCCCATTCCTCCTGCATAAACTATATTTGAATTTAAAGGATGAACTTTTATTGATGATACATTCAGCACTTCAGATAATCCAATAACACCCCATGTATCGCCTTTGTTAGTGGATTTTAAAATTCCGTATCCCGGATAACAATCGATTGCAGAGTTTGCCTCTCCCGTTCCTGCATAAATTATATTAGAGTTGTTCGGGTCCATTTCAAGACTGCTCATTCCCAGTGCGGGAGCAAAATCTGTTTTAGCAGTCCAGTTCACTCCGCCGTTAGTAGTTTTGAAAATTCCGCCGGCTGCTGCGCCGATGATGATTATGCTGGGATTAGCAGGGTCAGAAGTAATACATGTTACTCTTCCGCCGATGTTTGTCGGTCCGATAGGATTCCATGCTACAGTAAGACTGCTTGCATCAATCAAATCGTTTTTCTTCTTCATCGCATCGAAATATTTTTCGACAGGTATATCTTCTAACGGATATGCTCTTTGAGTATAAAACCATTCGGAAGGTTCAGTCTTTGCATGCTCCGATTCTTCCTTTTGTTCTTCGTTTTTTTGTACAGAATTTGTCTGAGGGGGTGAAGGAAACTTGTAAAATAATAGTGCGGCCAGCAGGAAAATTCCTGCAATAGAAATTATACTTTTCATGAGGTTAGTTTTTTAAAGATATATAATATCCGTAATTATTTAAACTCACTTACCTTCGAAAGCAGCCACTGTTTTTCAGCAGTCACTTCCTTTTTGATTCGTGCTTCAATATCATCTTTTTTCTTTTCTCCGTTTTTAATGCGTATCATTTCTCTTACGAAGTTTGTGAAGTTTGTAATAAGCACGCGGACATTTTCAGGAACGGATTTATCGCGTTTAATGGTATGCTTGAATGAATCAATTAAAGAGTAACTTGCATCAACTTCATTAAGCTCGTAATAATTTTTTAAAGTGAGATTTTTTATCAGGTATTTATGAAGTGAAAAACTGAAGTTAATTTTTAAAAGCGCTTCAAGTGATTCTGAATATCTTTTTTTCGAAAACTCAATATTTGCCAGACAATAATTATAAACATCATCCTTCAATTCTTTCTTCATCTTATCTTTAAAATCATTGATGAATTTTTCGGCAAATTTTATTTCTCCCAGACGAAGCGCCGTTGTTACAATATTAATGAAAAGAAACTCCGAAAAGATTATTCCATATAATTTTCTCTTTAGAATTTCTTTCTGGAGATTAAATAATTCATTAAGATAGTTTACATTTCCTTTCTCAAGCATTTCTGTAGCATAATTAGTAAGCGTAGTATATATAGAAGGAAGTGCAGTTTCCTGAATTTTAGCGTAAAGTTTTTCTTTGTTGTGTTTCAAAGAATAATAATACTTTTCTTCGCCGCTTATATAAAGCAGAAGTTCGGTGTAATATAAATCAAAAAGATTTTCTTTCCCGGAATAGTTTTCAGCAGCAAAGCTGTTTATTTCTTTAAAAAACGGAAGCGAAAAATTATTATCGGTGAAGCTGCGTTTTTCCTTAAACCTCTCAATGAATTTGTGAATAAAAGTAAGCGCAAAATAATTTGAGAGGCATTCTATCTCTTCATCAAAAAGCAAAATTGCTTTTTTCCTTTCCCTGTAGAAATAAAAAGATTTTATTGCTTGTATAAGCTCAAATTTTTGCCTGTAATACTGGTTGTCTTTTCTTTTACAGCTCTCAAGTTTTTTGTTGAGTTCTTTACTCTTTATTTCAAAAAGAGCTTCGGAATTTCTGTTTTCAAGCTCCTCAAGTACTCTTTTCCCGACTGCCTGTTCATCGTTGATAAAATTATTGATAGCAAGATAATCCAGAACAAGCTTCATTGTTTCTGAAACAAGCTTTCTCATTCTTGCATCATTGTATTTTTCAGACGGGTAAATTAATTTAAAAATATTTTGCCTTGTAAAATCTTCTGCTTCAAAATCAGGATAATATTTTTTTATTGCCGCAAAAAATTTAAGAATATATTCGCCCGATGTATTTAAATAAGGTGACTGTAAAAATTTTTCAAACTCTTTTATCTCGTGCTTAGAAAAAGTTTTCAGCAGTAAAATTAATTTTGTGTCATTCATATAATGTTACTCACAAATTTCAAAAAGTTTCTTTGGAAATAGCAGTTTTATTGGGTAAATTTTGTAGTTTTACAATTGAAGACGGTAAATTAATTTAACGATTTTAGCGTACATGATAAAGTATATTTTAATTTTTTTAATTGCTGCTTCCTCCCTGAAAGCGCAATGGTTACAATCCACAGGTATTCCTGCCAATCATTTAGTTTACTCAATGGCCTCCTGCAACGGCAAAATGTTTGCAGGTACGGGTGTTGGTATTCTTACAACAGGAGGACTGTCAGTTTCAACCGATAATGGAATTACATGGACAAGTGTAGATATGAACTGGAGCGGACAATCCGCCGTAATGAGCCTGGCAGTAAAAGATAATTATATTTTCGCAGGTACATACGAAGACGATTTGTTTATTTCAAGTAATGCAGGAGTGAACTGGACTCATGTTTTCCTGAATAATTCCGGCGGAGTTTTTGAAATAGGCATATCAGGAAATAACGTTGTTTGTTACACAAATGGAACAGGACCTATCTGGGCTTCCACTAATATGGGAGCAAACTGGGCGATTATCAATTCCTCAG
The genomic region above belongs to Bacteroidota bacterium and contains:
- a CDS encoding T9SS type A sorting domain-containing protein, translated to MKSIISIAGIFLLAALLFYKFPSPPQTNSVQKNEEQKEESEHAKTEPSEWFYTQRAYPLEDIPVEKYFDAMKKKNDLIDASSLTVAWNPIGPTNIGGRVTCITSDPANPSIIIIGAAAGGIFKTTNGGVNWTAKTDFAPALGMSSLEMDPNNSNIIYAGTGEANSAIDCYPGYGILKSTNKGDTWGVIGLSEVLNVSSIKVHPLNSNIVYAGGMGYRSKSVNKGIYKSTDAGQTWNKVLFVSDSTSAIDVGIDYTDVNIVYAAMWERIRPPSISSTGGLSSGLYRSSNGGANWTLLGASNGLPAPSATTGRININVAKANSSIIHAIYRTTNGNNISGVYKSTNKGLNWTTLPITGVESSGFDWYFGLIETAPSNANTLYIGSVDVFRTTNAGVSWTNLTNAYSGSFDQQHPDQHCLWINPTNNQSMILGNDGGIFTTSNGGTNWSKKYDLPITQYYAACIDFINPIKRYGGTQDNGSHGSVNPGPAGWSVLYGGDGFHCAVDYTNSNVIYMESQNGGIGRSDDGGNNFSGIGGGLDLTRTNWSSPYMLDIQNPNIVYFGSYVLNKSTDKGETWSVISPDLTKGANGRLGTITCMSNAVLPSSQRVIYTGADDGRVMVTTNSGTNWIDVSGGLPLRYVTDVVVDKRNPAIAYVTLSGFNMDLNNTHIFRTVNYGQSWTNISNNLLNVPANSLIIDYNKDSTLFVGTDAGVYYTTRLGAIWTQLGTGLPNSPVFDLVYHQSSAKLIAATHGRSMFELDISNLPSGVNNNNQAVSGFILKQNYPNPFNPETYISFDIKEKSFVTLKVFDLSGKEVANLVEGTKAAGSYSVKFNGANLSSGVYFYKLESGGYSEVKKMSLIK